One genomic segment of Natrononativus amylolyticus includes these proteins:
- a CDS encoding thiolase domain-containing protein — MTTARIVGVGMTDFGVHDRPLAELFAEAAFAAVDDAGLETDAIDAFYLGNAMGGQTERDTHLAPTLATHVGVAGVPCQRYEDACATSSNAFKHAVRAVEAGQHDVVLVGGVERCTPVTGLETPEMTSVFASAAHRQYEQPTGLSFPGVFGLLTTRHMHEHGTTEEDLAAVAVKNHRHGTMNPRAQFGTETTVEDILEGPIVASPFRLMDCCPFSDGAAAVLVASEEAAASLSEARPSVSVAGVGHATDVVPLSDKVDPTATQSARDAATQAYEEAGIEASDVDVAEVHDCFTGAEVLAIEALGFVEDGEGGRAAVEGTTALGGRIPVNPSGGLKAKGHPIGATGVAQLVELTEQLRGDAGDRQVADAEIGLAHNLGGDAATTVVSVLEVAQ; from the coding sequence ATGACAACCGCACGGATCGTCGGCGTCGGGATGACCGACTTCGGCGTCCACGACCGGCCGCTGGCGGAGCTGTTCGCCGAGGCGGCGTTCGCGGCCGTCGACGACGCCGGCCTCGAGACGGACGCGATCGACGCCTTCTACCTGGGGAACGCGATGGGCGGGCAGACCGAACGCGACACGCACCTCGCACCGACGCTCGCGACACACGTCGGCGTCGCGGGGGTGCCCTGCCAGCGCTACGAGGACGCCTGTGCGACCTCCTCGAACGCGTTCAAACACGCGGTGCGGGCCGTCGAGGCCGGCCAGCACGACGTCGTCCTCGTGGGCGGGGTCGAGCGCTGTACCCCGGTGACGGGCCTCGAGACACCCGAAATGACGTCGGTGTTCGCGAGCGCGGCCCACCGCCAGTACGAGCAGCCGACGGGCCTCTCGTTTCCGGGCGTTTTCGGCCTGCTGACGACCCGGCACATGCACGAACACGGGACGACCGAGGAGGACCTCGCCGCGGTCGCGGTGAAGAACCACCGCCACGGGACGATGAACCCGCGGGCGCAGTTCGGCACGGAGACGACCGTCGAGGACATCCTCGAGGGGCCGATCGTCGCCTCCCCGTTCCGGCTCATGGACTGCTGTCCGTTCTCCGACGGGGCGGCGGCGGTCCTCGTCGCGAGCGAGGAAGCGGCCGCCTCGCTTTCGGAGGCGCGCCCGTCGGTGTCGGTCGCGGGGGTCGGCCACGCGACGGACGTGGTTCCGCTTTCGGACAAGGTCGACCCGACGGCGACGCAGTCGGCCCGCGACGCCGCGACGCAAGCCTACGAGGAGGCGGGAATCGAGGCGAGCGACGTCGACGTCGCGGAGGTTCACGACTGTTTTACCGGCGCTGAGGTGCTCGCGATCGAGGCGCTCGGCTTCGTCGAAGACGGCGAGGGTGGCCGGGCGGCCGTCGAGGGCACGACCGCCCTCGGTGGCAGGATTCCGGTCAACCCCAGCGGCGGGCTGAAGGCCAAGGGCCACCCGATCGGTGCGACAGGGGTCGCCCAGCTGGTCGAGCTCACCGAACAGCTCCGGGGCGACGCGGGAGACCGACAGGTCGCGGATGCCGAGATCGGGCTCGCACACAACTTGGGGGGCGACGCCGCGACGACGGTCGTCTCGGTTCTGGAGGTCGCCCAATGA
- a CDS encoding RNA-guided pseudouridylation complex pseudouridine synthase subunit Cbf5, whose product MSLRGPPEERSPAELLAFGVVNLDKPPGPSSHQVSGWLRDAVDDALADAGGETRIEKAAHAGTLDPKVTGCLPVMLGKATRLAPAFLEGEKEYVAVLECHGPVPADVGSVAAEFEGPIYQKPPRKSAVSRRLRVREIYDLSVLETTDRQALLRIRCESGTYVRKLCHDLGLALGTGAHMGHLRRTATEPFDDSTLHTASELFDALAFWLEDDDPDLLYEVVSPGERILEGLPSVTIAESAAREVAEGAPVYAPGVIAADDVERGALVACYTEDGAAVCLGRMVGDPDANEGTVVDLERVLV is encoded by the coding sequence ATGAGTCTGCGCGGCCCACCCGAGGAACGTTCGCCGGCCGAACTACTCGCGTTCGGCGTCGTCAATCTCGACAAACCGCCGGGACCGTCCTCCCACCAGGTCAGCGGCTGGCTTCGCGACGCCGTCGACGACGCGCTCGCCGACGCTGGAGGCGAGACGCGGATCGAGAAGGCCGCCCACGCGGGGACGCTGGATCCGAAGGTGACTGGCTGTCTCCCTGTCATGCTCGGGAAGGCGACACGCCTCGCGCCGGCATTTCTCGAGGGCGAAAAGGAGTACGTCGCCGTCCTCGAGTGCCACGGACCGGTTCCCGCCGACGTCGGGTCCGTCGCCGCGGAGTTCGAGGGACCGATCTACCAGAAACCGCCCCGAAAGAGCGCGGTCTCCCGACGCCTGCGCGTACGCGAGATATACGATCTCTCGGTGCTCGAGACGACCGACCGCCAGGCGCTCCTCCGCATCCGGTGTGAGAGCGGCACCTACGTCCGAAAGCTGTGTCACGACCTCGGACTGGCGCTCGGAACGGGCGCGCACATGGGTCACCTCCGGCGGACGGCGACCGAACCGTTCGACGACTCGACGCTGCACACTGCCTCCGAACTGTTCGACGCGCTGGCGTTCTGGCTCGAGGACGACGATCCCGACCTCCTCTACGAGGTCGTTTCGCCGGGCGAGCGAATCCTCGAGGGACTCCCGTCGGTGACGATCGCCGAGAGCGCCGCACGCGAGGTCGCCGAAGGGGCCCCGGTGTACGCGCCGGGCGTCATCGCAGCCGACGACGTCGAGCGGGGGGCGCTGGTCGCCTGTTACACGGAGGATGGAGCCGCCGTCTGCCTGGGGAGGATGGTCGGCGATCCCGACGCGAACGAGGGGACGGTCGTCGACCTCGAGCGGGTGCTGGTGTAG
- the cmk gene encoding (d)CMP kinase, which yields MLLTVSGPPGSGKSTTAALLADTFDLEHVSGGDIFRELADERGYTPLEFNKLAEENDQIDRDLDRRLHEIAVDRDDLVLESRLAGWLAGEHADFRFWLDAPPTVRGERIAEREGKDPERATEETRAREASEALRYDEYYGIDIEDLKIYDLSVNTARWEPEAVLDMLVTAVEEYDATGDEGKAPTTIDYEF from the coding sequence ATGTTACTGACTGTTTCCGGCCCACCGGGCAGCGGAAAGAGTACGACTGCGGCGCTGCTGGCCGACACCTTCGATCTCGAGCACGTGAGCGGCGGCGACATCTTTCGGGAACTCGCCGACGAGCGCGGCTACACCCCCCTCGAGTTCAACAAACTCGCAGAGGAGAACGACCAGATCGACCGCGACCTCGACCGACGGCTGCACGAGATCGCGGTCGACCGGGACGATCTGGTGCTCGAGTCCCGCCTGGCCGGCTGGCTGGCGGGTGAGCACGCCGACTTCCGCTTCTGGCTCGACGCGCCGCCCACGGTCCGCGGCGAACGGATCGCCGAGCGCGAGGGGAAAGATCCCGAGCGGGCGACCGAGGAGACCCGCGCCAGGGAAGCCAGCGAGGCGCTGCGCTACGACGAGTACTACGGGATCGACATCGAGGACCTGAAGATCTACGATCTGTCGGTGAACACGGCCCGGTGGGAGCCCGAAGCCGTCCTCGACATGCTCGTGACTGCCGTCGAGGAGTACGACGCGACGGGTGACGAGGGGAAAGCGCCGACGACGATCGACTACGAGTTCTGA
- a CDS encoding DUF106 domain-containing protein, translating to MTRTAEKIDALVREDASMAEALESVRAEADRNGGEVEWADVRDDLTSGQWGRLIEKGVLVDGAEGFEIADREAYDEALDGDGDTDVPDVDIDEEASKWSQWDKMAAVGSVLLMIGYWLESVRDVVGGALNLFLGPLDAALPFYAVILVVAMLTGLYSTLLQANLMNMDRIGKYQERMKAMQNKRSDVQERKKEAEERGASEAELERLDNEMQRVQEEQMEAMAENLGMFKEQFRPMVWIMLFTIPLFLWMYWKIHGGPTGDETVVMPIAGEVTWRSGLLGPMPAWIVWYFLCSMGFTQLLRKSLNIDMTPSSA from the coding sequence ATGACGCGTACAGCGGAGAAAATCGACGCCCTCGTCCGGGAGGACGCCTCGATGGCCGAGGCCCTCGAGTCCGTTCGCGCCGAAGCCGACAGAAACGGCGGCGAAGTCGAGTGGGCCGACGTCCGCGACGATCTGACGAGCGGACAGTGGGGGCGGTTGATCGAGAAGGGCGTGCTGGTCGACGGCGCCGAAGGCTTCGAGATCGCCGACCGGGAGGCCTACGACGAGGCCTTGGACGGCGACGGCGACACCGATGTCCCCGACGTCGACATCGACGAGGAGGCATCGAAGTGGTCCCAGTGGGACAAGATGGCCGCCGTCGGGTCGGTGTTGTTGATGATCGGCTACTGGCTCGAGTCCGTGCGGGACGTCGTCGGCGGCGCGCTCAACCTCTTTCTGGGGCCGCTCGACGCCGCCCTGCCGTTTTACGCGGTGATCCTGGTGGTCGCGATGCTCACCGGCCTGTACTCGACGCTGCTCCAGGCGAACCTGATGAACATGGATCGCATCGGGAAGTACCAGGAGCGGATGAAGGCGATGCAGAACAAGCGAAGCGACGTCCAGGAGCGCAAGAAGGAAGCCGAGGAGCGCGGGGCCAGCGAGGCCGAACTCGAGCGTCTCGACAACGAGATGCAGCGGGTCCAGGAGGAGCAGATGGAGGCGATGGCCGAGAACCTCGGGATGTTCAAAGAGCAGTTCCGGCCGATGGTCTGGATCATGCTGTTCACCATCCCGCTGTTCCTCTGGATGTACTGGAAGATCCACGGCGGGCCGACCGGCGACGAGACGGTCGTCATGCCCATCGCCGGCGAGGTCACCTGGCGAAGCGGGCTGCTCGGCCCGATGCCGGCCTGGATCGTCTGGTACTTCCTCTGCTCGATGGGCTTTACGCAACTGCTGCGAAAATCGCTCAACATCGACATGACGCCCTCGAGCGCCTGA
- a CDS encoding DUF7289 family protein, whose translation MTGGSRGQSAVLGIVLLIGIVAIGSIGLLVVAGEATSEIQHQSENDRVEQAFVELSTTLTTASSNDDVTHEIDLAAGESGAIAKEDTGWIRIESEGIEDINHTIGTIEYEGHDGTKIAYEAGGVFRETGDETRVVSGPPIHYESTTQTFTMPVTTVTGDERLGSGDVTISKYETNVHSEARIVEDESVNVVIKSEYWRGWKNYFQNQAGDTSVRGVEHLEGDAAKVTVRIGYFELEEAFGTGVAYSSEFGSQGNVPIGEEDYEKASFPELDEVIYEMVEDFENGEDVQNWDEVAGEETLADGAYFADEIYLEEDLAFDLSDGSVTLVVDGDIHLDSALTAKNWEDTDNELKIYTTGNLVIDHGEVYPETEKSGTNSERIQLYGTSETKVAFLEGGEPSFEGVIYVASDEWDADSHPIGGNHCGDGEYQVCARSNPNFTGALIANSVFFQGGEGSIDFEYDTGLEDADIDLYPEEYELPPQLTYLNIAHHEIEVRNK comes from the coding sequence ATGACAGGGGGCTCGAGGGGGCAGAGTGCGGTTCTGGGAATCGTTTTGCTGATAGGGATCGTTGCAATCGGGAGTATTGGTCTGCTAGTTGTTGCTGGTGAGGCTACATCAGAAATCCAACATCAGAGTGAAAACGATCGCGTTGAACAAGCGTTCGTGGAACTGAGTACGACGCTGACCACCGCGTCAAGCAACGACGACGTTACACACGAGATTGATCTCGCCGCAGGAGAGAGTGGCGCGATAGCGAAAGAAGACACCGGCTGGATTCGCATCGAATCCGAGGGGATCGAAGACATAAACCACACGATCGGGACGATAGAGTACGAAGGCCACGATGGAACCAAGATTGCATACGAAGCAGGAGGCGTTTTCCGCGAAACCGGCGACGAAACCCGGGTCGTGTCGGGACCACCGATCCACTACGAAAGTACCACGCAGACGTTTACGATGCCGGTGACGACCGTTACTGGTGACGAACGACTCGGCTCGGGCGACGTTACGATATCCAAATATGAAACGAACGTACATTCCGAGGCGAGGATCGTCGAAGACGAAAGCGTAAACGTCGTGATTAAAAGCGAGTACTGGCGAGGGTGGAAAAACTACTTCCAGAACCAGGCCGGTGACACGTCCGTTCGAGGCGTCGAACATCTCGAGGGAGATGCGGCGAAAGTAACGGTCCGTATCGGTTATTTCGAACTCGAGGAAGCGTTTGGGACCGGAGTAGCGTACTCAAGTGAATTCGGAAGCCAGGGTAACGTTCCGATCGGCGAGGAGGATTATGAGAAGGCGTCGTTCCCGGAGTTAGATGAAGTTATCTACGAGATGGTAGAGGACTTCGAGAACGGCGAGGATGTGCAAAACTGGGACGAGGTGGCTGGTGAAGAGACGCTGGCCGATGGCGCGTATTTCGCAGACGAAATATACTTGGAAGAGGACCTCGCGTTTGATCTCTCGGATGGTAGTGTAACGCTCGTCGTCGATGGTGATATCCACCTCGACAGTGCGTTAACAGCTAAAAACTGGGAAGATACAGATAATGAATTGAAGATATACACGACCGGGAATCTAGTTATCGATCACGGGGAAGTATATCCGGAAACAGAGAAAAGCGGCACGAACTCAGAACGTATCCAGTTGTATGGGACATCCGAAACGAAAGTTGCCTTCTTAGAGGGCGGTGAGCCGAGTTTCGAGGGAGTCATATACGTAGCAAGCGACGAGTGGGACGCAGACTCCCATCCCATCGGAGGTAATCACTGTGGTGATGGGGAGTATCAGGTGTGTGCACGATCAAATCCCAACTTCACCGGGGCATTGATCGCAAACTCTGTTTTCTTCCAGGGCGGTGAGGGAAGTATCGACTTCGAGTACGATACCGGCCTCGAGGATGCAGACATCGATCTTTACCCCGAGGAATACGAACTCCCGCCACAGCTAACGTACCTCAATATTGCTCACCACGAGATCGAAGTCAGGAACAAGTAA
- a CDS encoding adenylate kinase produces MAQPRILILGAPGAGKGTQSAKIADHFDVEHVTTGDALRSNKEMDISDLGLEYDTPGEYMDAGELVPDEVVNAIVDEALSQSDGFVLDGYPRNLEQAEELEGMTDLDVVLYLDVSEDELVHRLTGRRMDPETGDIYHLEYNPPEDAEVEDRLVQREDDAEDTVKERLRVYRENTEPVIEYYEEEGSLERVDGEQAPDEVWEDVKVTIEDAA; encoded by the coding sequence ATGGCACAGCCACGAATTTTGATCCTCGGGGCACCCGGAGCGGGGAAAGGCACGCAGAGCGCGAAGATCGCCGACCACTTCGACGTCGAGCACGTTACGACCGGCGACGCGCTGCGCTCGAACAAGGAGATGGACATCTCCGACCTGGGCCTCGAGTACGACACCCCCGGCGAGTACATGGACGCGGGCGAACTCGTCCCCGACGAGGTCGTCAACGCCATCGTCGACGAGGCCCTCTCACAGAGCGACGGCTTCGTCCTCGACGGCTACCCGCGGAACTTAGAGCAGGCCGAGGAACTCGAGGGGATGACGGATCTCGACGTGGTGCTCTACCTCGACGTGAGCGAGGACGAACTCGTCCACCGACTCACCGGCCGCCGGATGGACCCCGAGACGGGCGACATCTACCACCTCGAGTACAACCCGCCGGAAGACGCGGAGGTTGAGGATCGGTTAGTTCAGCGCGAGGACGACGCCGAGGACACCGTGAAGGAACGGCTCCGGGTGTATCGCGAGAACACGGAGCCGGTTATCGAGTATTATGAGGAGGAGGGGAGCCTCGAGCGCGTTGACGGTGAGCAGGCGCCGGACGAAGTGTGGGAGGACGTGAAGGTGACGATCGAAGACGCGGCGTAA
- a CDS encoding helix-turn-helix transcriptional regulator, with product MSETSPTVGYSLVAGDPVSLVLVGALVVLLALVAAYWLARSGESDDAAPDRDGLSSRSDADGRAERGLSDEERVCRWLREAGGELPQKEFIERGDWSKSKVSRLLSQMEDDGLIEKVRVGRENAIVLLEDDRESP from the coding sequence GTGTCCGAAACGTCACCGACCGTCGGTTACTCGCTCGTCGCTGGAGACCCGGTCTCACTCGTTCTCGTCGGCGCACTGGTCGTGCTCCTCGCGCTGGTCGCCGCCTACTGGCTCGCGAGAAGTGGCGAGTCCGACGACGCGGCACCCGATCGTGACGGGCTATCGTCTCGGTCGGACGCTGACGGCCGAGCCGAACGAGGGCTCTCCGACGAAGAGCGAGTGTGCCGGTGGTTGCGCGAAGCCGGCGGCGAACTGCCCCAGAAGGAGTTCATCGAGCGCGGCGACTGGTCGAAATCGAAGGTGAGCCGCCTCCTCTCGCAGATGGAAGACGACGGGCTCATCGAGAAGGTACGTGTCGGTCGCGAGAACGCCATCGTCCTGCTCGAAGACGACCGGGAATCGCCCTAG
- a CDS encoding amphi-Trp domain-containing protein, protein MPEEVLFKFERRMDSAEIADYLRTVADTLDSGGEIALESGSESVTLTPPTRPTFEVKAERETSSSGGPGELSIEFELEWDEGQEDGGGDLTIG, encoded by the coding sequence ATGCCCGAGGAGGTACTTTTCAAATTCGAACGACGGATGGACAGCGCGGAAATCGCCGATTACCTGCGGACTGTCGCCGACACGCTCGACTCCGGCGGCGAGATCGCCCTCGAGTCCGGGTCGGAGTCGGTCACCCTCACGCCCCCGACCCGGCCGACGTTCGAGGTCAAAGCCGAACGCGAAACCTCGAGTTCGGGGGGTCCGGGCGAACTCAGCATCGAGTTCGAACTCGAGTGGGACGAAGGCCAGGAGGACGGAGGCGGCGACCTCACCATCGGGTAA